A genomic window from Triticum urartu cultivar G1812 chromosome 7, Tu2.1, whole genome shotgun sequence includes:
- the LOC125523114 gene encoding uncharacterized protein LOC125523114, with protein sequence MALIDWIELSDDAEIIELSSSEENVEEYQEASTQSNSAQHQATLHDDQTMFVTEGERREEATESGNAEEATASSSVTEKESGNPEEATVSETCPHTPTAVVTPKESGNPDEATVSQTCPHTTTAVTFPGPDPLSPKALTFQACVAKPRRAKAKRRRKLFHADTPWTWRSPRLEDKHKGRRRPVEELAVERKASAMPEEEEQKNTSARSRRKCKVFGKRCNLGR encoded by the exons ATGGCGCTGATCGATTGGATAGAACTGAGTGATGATGCAGAGATTATTGAATTGAGCAGTAGCGAGGAGAATGTCGAAGAATATCAGGAAGCTTCCACACAGAGCAACTCAGCTCAGCACCAAGCTACATTGCATGATGATCAGACCATGTTTGTCACAGAAGGTGAACGAAGGGAAGAGGCTACCGAATCTGGAAATGCAGAGGAAGCTACTGCATCCTCCTCCGTTACTGAAAAAGAGTCTGGAAATCCAGAGGAAGCTACTGTATCAGAGACTTGTCCTCACACTCCAACAGCCGTTGTTACTCCAAAAGAGTCCGGAAATCCAGATGAAGCTACTGTATCACAAACTTGTCCTCACACTACAACAGCTGTGACGTTCCCCG GACCTGATCCCCTCTCTCCGAAGGCTCTGACTTTTCAAGCCTGTGTCGCCAAGCCGCGGAGAGCGAAGGCGAAACGTCGCAGGAAGCTCTTCCACGCCGATACACCTTGGACTTGGAGGAGCCCTAGGCTTGAAGACAAGCATAAAGGTCGTAGAAGGCCCGTGGAAGAGCTGGCAGTTGAGCGCAAGGCTTCTGCCATGCCGGAAGAAGAAGAACAGAAGAACACCTCGGCTAGGAGCCGGAGGAAATGCAAGGTGTTCGGCAAACGGTGTAACCTCGGCAGATAG